The bacterium genomic sequence CCGGTTGCGGAACCGGTCCAGGATGATCTCGTCGGTCACCGGACCCTCGACGGTGCTCAACTGCTCGAGGGCCTGGTCGAGGGCGCCCAGGTCGGATCCGAAGCGCTGGATGAGGGCTTGAGTGGCGTCGGAGCGGAGGCGCAACCCGCGCCGGCGGGCAGCGGTGCGCAGCCACCCGGCCACATCCCGGTCCGCCAGCTTGCGAACTGGTACCACCTCCGCGTTCCTCCTCACGTACGCGGCCAGCGGCGCCGGGAGCTTCCCGCTCGTGACCAGCACTACCGGCCGGCTCCCGTCGGCGTGGTGAGCGAGGAGATCGGCCAGGACGTTGGCCTCGTCGGCCCGGAGGAGGTGAGCATCCATCAGCATGAGGCCCGTGCGCCCGCCGAACAGGGATCCGGACTGCAGGGCGGGCACGACCGGCTCGACCTCGGGACGCAGCATGCCCTCACCCCCTACCGACTGGCCCCGGCCCGGCACGTCGATCCGGATGACTTCGGAAGGCTCGAACCCGGCGCCGGCGAACAAGTCGCCTGCCCGGTCGAGCAGACCCCGCCGGTCACCCGGACCGGGATTCGGTGGGCCCCTCAGATGGGTGAGAGCCTTCACTCGAGGATCCGGACCAGTGGTCTAGAGATTCCAACCCCCGCCGACCTGGATGAAGGCGCCGGTCACGTAGCCGGCCTTCTCGCTCATTAGGAAGCTGACCGCTTCCAGTACGTCGTCCGCGGTGCCGTGGCGTCGTGCCGGTATGCGGGCCCGATCCGGTAACGGCCGGGAGTTCTCCAGGACGCCGGGCAGGATGGCGTTGACGGTAACGCCGTGACCGGCTTCCGCCCGGGCCATGGTCCGGGTGATCATCAGCACTCCCATCTTGCCGATGTGGTACGGAAGGGTACGGGGCCGGGCGGTGATCCGGTCGGCGCCCGCGTCGGAGATGTTGATGATCCGGCCCCCCTGCTCGCGCAGGAGGGGTAGCAAGGCCCTGGACACGAAGTAGGTGGCCGTGGCCGTCGACGCGATCTGGGACTCCCACTCGTCCGCGGTCAGTTCCTCGTAGTCCTTGAGCAGGAAGAGGCCGGCATTGTTGATCAAGACGTCGAGTCCCCCCAGCTCCTGGCCGATGGTCATCGCCATCCTTTCCACGTCCTCCGGGTCGGTGACGTCCGCCCGGACGGACAGTGCCCGGCCCGGCCCGTCCCGGATCGCCTCGACCAGCCGCTCGGCTTCCGCATCGCTGGAGCGATGGTTTATGACCACGGTGTGTCCCCGGCCGGCGAGCCGGATCGCCAGGGCCGCCCCCAGCCCCCCCTCGTCCCCTCCCGACCATCGGCCGGCCCCGGTGATCAGGATCCGCTTGGACTGACTCGTCATCGCCATCGGTCCGGATCGTAGCGATGGGTCCGTTGGACCGATCCGGATCGTCAGAGCCCGAGGCCGATCACAACGTCACCCTCCCGGTCGGTGCGGCGCACCTCCATCCCGGCTCGCCGGAGTGTTGCCAGCAACGTCTCGGAGGGATGTCCGAACCGGTTGGGTCCGACGCTGACCACGGCCACGGAGGCGCCCGTCCCCACCAACCACTCCGGATCGGAGGTTGCGGCGCCCTGGTGGGGAACCTTCAGCACGTCCACTCGGGGAGGCTCCAGATCGGCCTGGGAAACACGTTCCATGTCCCCGGACAGCAGCACCGTCCCGCCACCGAGTGTGGCCCGGATGGCGATCGACTGGTCGTTGGGAGAGGCATACCTGCGGGCCGGACCCAGCACCTCGAGCCAGATGGAGCCGATCCGGTGCACGCCGAGACTCGGGACGGTGACCCGGGTCACCTGCTCGGCGGCCTCGACCAGCTTCGTGTACTCGTCCGGCTGGGCGGGGAAAGGCGCGTACCACATCTGGCCGACCGGAAGAGATCCGATGACGTCCGCCAGTCCACCGTAGTGGTCATGATGGGCGTGAGACAGGACCAGCAGGTCAACCGCTCTCACACCGAACCGGGCCAGCCCGGCCCTGACCTTGGCGCCATCGCTTCCCCCGTCGACCAGCACCGTCTCCCCGCCCTCGCCCAGCAGCAACAGCGCATCGCCCTGCCCCACGTCGAGGGCCACGAACGCCGGCCCGACCGGAGCGCCCACCACCGCGTGCGGAGCGGCGAAGACCGTCAAAGAGCATGCGAGCATGCTGGCGGCCAGCAAGGCCACCGGGCGCAACCGGCAGGACAGGGCGACCAGCCCGCACCCGGCGAACGGCAGGGCGGCCATCCATCCGATCTGCGGAAGGGTTGACGAGAGATCGGCGATTCCGAGGACCGCCCGAGCCGGCAGGGCTCCTGCCTCCACCAGCGCATCCATGCCCGTGACGGCTCCGGCCCCTCCCAGCCCCGTTGCCGCCACCACGAGCGGAGCGGCCACCACGTTGGCGACCGGAGACCACAGCGGAAGCTGCCCGATCGCGAGCAGGAGAATCGGGGCCACCGCGAGCTGGGCGCCGCAGGCGGCTCCCAGCGACGTGCCGAGCCACCGGGGGCGAAGGCCGGGGAACCACCCGGTTCCGACCACCACTCCGGCCGTGGCGGCCACCG encodes the following:
- a CDS encoding SDR family oxidoreductase translates to MAMTSQSKRILITGAGRWSGGDEGGLGAALAIRLAGRGHTVVINHRSSDAEAERLVEAIRDGPGRALSVRADVTDPEDVERMAMTIGQELGGLDVLINNAGLFLLKDYEELTADEWESQIASTATATYFVSRALLPLLREQGGRIINISDAGADRITARPRTLPYHIGKMGVLMITRTMARAEAGHGVTVNAILPGVLENSRPLPDRARIPARRHGTADDVLEAVSFLMSEKAGYVTGAFIQVGGGWNL
- a CDS encoding ComEC/Rec2 family competence protein translates to MALAAAGVAAVLQKWGAALVASLVGLGVVGALLLDARHQETARTVLPAGQVTLLVEALMDASGRPGQDRVLVRVLAIDGPAGPVSWRGPAGRLRGGVAGWMRDSRWWVETTMHGVADPVTGNPARDPVVWRGRVARARPAPDGVGWMAGQAARVRSLIIDRLRPETDRGRALLAGFLLGDVSHLRPWEEEAMRRAGLSHFVAVSGSNVALFLGALFLVAGPLGWSSIRRAILGLAGLAFFVLLIGPDPSVVRAATMAGLVLLARPFGLRPDIWRVIGVGVGLLLLVSPELAYSLGFQLSVAATAGVVVGTGWFPGLRPRWLGTSLGAACGAQLAVAPILLLAIGQLPLWSPVANVVAAPLVVAATGLGGAGAVTGMDALVEAGALPARAVLGIADLSSTLPQIGWMAALPFAGCGLVALSCRLRPVALLAASMLACSLTVFAAPHAVVGAPVGPAFVALDVGQGDALLLLGEGGETVLVDGGSDGAKVRAGLARFGVRAVDLLVLSHAHHDHYGGLADVIGSLPVGQMWYAPFPAQPDEYTKLVEAAEQVTRVTVPSLGVHRIGSIWLEVLGPARRYASPNDQSIAIRATLGGGTVLLSGDMERVSQADLEPPRVDVLKVPHQGAATSDPEWLVGTGASVAVVSVGPNRFGHPSETLLATLRRAGMEVRRTDREGDVVIGLGL